From one Bifidobacterium sp. WK012_4_13 genomic stretch:
- a CDS encoding DUF6049 family protein, producing the protein MAFATTFTAPAAHAATTASPSASTSQSSAGTSGSCSDADVAICVQSATAVLTSTSGYSTSIRIFNSGDDSLKAGTLTVSMNAMYSFTSRVDMQDWANGDAHIPTQSVLGTVQVPEIKAGKNASVSIVVPADSTQLKSIFSWGPKPLLFSYSNGIEKDGASVNSFVTRSTDGLKTAGTPALSMTVVLPLTASSWSGSASAVKELQVGTGKQSSGSSSSSSSDSKQTKPTQSSTSSGTDATASSSSSSSSSSSSQAGSDSSDSDTEHYSSIVTLNEKAETTQRRQLELLKKYPILQSIADPLYLQTFPIPPQVTGIMQPADFDITAFAAKGSSAYANAGISDSMWDNSLAQKALQTATGDSNSKLDSYAWQGKGNWTQRALDTARKQGYSAAISLTDFASDDDSASAHTGKYTVKTASGDMSVLVAQKQLSLLAQNAATTKSADAETTSAGRIARLMAQSALYQMEQPYAERVLLIAMKSSEDLAYADQVMSNLSQASWLKLTDLATLKKAESYKSGQTATQSIPTASGLSSSELMALNSSLSALAASKDDISRFSTSILSSKEQSESSPTTSGTSDAQALARGDAAQTGQQSDDASGWISQLSLAQSTIAIHSLDGTGRNSSLPSTAAQLAGALLSGVRITPSESVTVVTETASLPVTVSNDHPYAVHVIVSSKTDSAEIVTSREAQIEIPAHSEVQVTLPIRVAAAGKANASLVLLDRKGQAFGTTHTTRITSTLRLSDMSGLAILVVAGIFGLLGLWRQFNRKKDPDE; encoded by the coding sequence ATGGCCTTCGCAACGACCTTCACGGCACCGGCAGCGCATGCGGCCACGACAGCCTCGCCATCCGCATCCACTTCCCAATCCTCTGCAGGCACGAGTGGATCCTGCTCGGATGCCGATGTTGCAATATGCGTTCAGTCGGCGACTGCCGTGCTCACCAGCACATCGGGCTATTCGACTTCGATTCGCATCTTTAATTCGGGCGATGACTCTTTGAAGGCCGGCACGCTGACCGTCAGCATGAATGCCATGTATTCCTTCACCTCACGGGTAGACATGCAGGATTGGGCGAATGGTGACGCACATATTCCGACCCAAAGCGTTTTGGGAACGGTTCAGGTTCCAGAGATCAAAGCAGGGAAAAACGCAAGTGTCAGCATCGTCGTTCCAGCCGATAGCACCCAACTGAAGTCGATTTTCAGCTGGGGTCCCAAGCCCCTTCTCTTCAGCTATTCGAATGGAATCGAAAAGGATGGCGCCAGTGTCAACTCCTTCGTCACACGTTCGACCGATGGCCTGAAAACCGCAGGCACACCGGCGCTTTCAATGACCGTCGTCCTTCCTCTCACGGCATCGAGCTGGAGCGGCAGTGCCAGTGCGGTGAAGGAACTGCAAGTTGGCACAGGGAAGCAGTCTTCGGGATCAAGCTCGTCGTCGTCAAGCGACTCAAAGCAGACAAAGCCAACCCAGTCCTCTACGAGCAGCGGCACCGATGCGACTGCATCGTCGTCGTCATCATCATCGTCATCGTCGTCCTCTCAGGCCGGCAGCGACTCCTCCGATTCGGATACCGAACACTATTCAAGCATCGTGACCTTGAACGAGAAGGCAGAGACCACTCAACGCAGACAGCTTGAACTGCTGAAGAAATATCCGATCCTGCAATCCATCGCCGACCCGCTATACCTTCAGACTTTTCCGATTCCTCCGCAGGTCACCGGAATAATGCAGCCGGCAGACTTTGACATCACGGCATTCGCAGCAAAAGGTTCATCTGCATATGCCAATGCAGGCATCAGTGATTCCATGTGGGACAACTCCTTGGCCCAGAAGGCGCTGCAGACGGCAACCGGCGATTCGAACTCCAAATTGGATTCATATGCCTGGCAGGGCAAGGGGAATTGGACCCAGCGTGCTCTTGACACTGCGAGGAAGCAGGGATATTCCGCTGCAATCTCACTCACGGACTTCGCGTCGGACGACGATTCCGCCTCCGCCCATACGGGCAAATACACGGTCAAGACTGCCAGCGGGGACATGAGCGTGCTCGTGGCTCAAAAGCAGCTCAGCCTTCTCGCTCAGAACGCGGCCACCACGAAATCCGCCGATGCGGAAACCACTTCGGCAGGCCGGATCGCAAGGCTCATGGCGCAGAGTGCGCTGTATCAGATGGAGCAGCCCTATGCGGAGCGCGTGCTGCTGATTGCGATGAAATCGTCGGAAGATCTCGCATACGCCGATCAGGTGATGTCGAATCTCAGCCAGGCCTCTTGGCTCAAGCTCACCGATCTGGCGACACTGAAGAAGGCCGAGTCATATAAGAGCGGTCAGACGGCGACCCAATCAATACCGACAGCCAGCGGTCTGAGCAGTTCTGAACTGATGGCCCTGAATTCATCGCTCAGTGCCCTCGCAGCAAGCAAGGATGACATTTCACGCTTTTCGACATCGATTCTTTCCTCAAAGGAACAGTCGGAATCATCTCCAACGACATCAGGAACCTCGGATGCGCAGGCACTTGCACGGGGCGATGCGGCGCAAACGGGACAGCAGAGCGATGACGCTTCCGGTTGGATCAGCCAGCTAAGCCTGGCACAGAGCACCATCGCGATCCATTCGCTTGATGGCACCGGCAGGAACAGTTCCCTCCCCAGCACCGCGGCACAGCTCGCAGGAGCCCTGCTCTCCGGTGTCCGCATCACTCCATCCGAGTCCGTCACCGTCGTCACCGAAACGGCCAGTCTCCCGGTTACCGTGAGCAACGACCATCCGTATGCCGTGCATGTGATCGTGAGTTCGAAAACCGATTCCGCCGAAATCGTGACCTCCAGAGAGGCCCAGATAGAGATTCCCGCGCACTCTGAGGTCCAGGTCACCTTGCCGATACGTGTTGCGGCGGCAGGGAAGGCAAATGCGTCATTGGTGCTTCTCGACCGCAAGGGGCAGGCCTTCGGGACTACCCACACCACCCGC
- a CDS encoding NUDIX hydrolase has product MITPADFARMLAHEADVAENSAQNIIEADTLLYTSQSMQEQAGYPSGNTPEDDGMDEHGVPTPAIMARRRLIGNLTSFASLDNQDLPVVREYSAGGLIFNEKQEVAIIARHSRSGHLEWCLPKGHIEKGETPEQTAVREVHEETGILGEVQESIATIDYWFTGTNQRIHKLVHHFVLTQTGGFLTVEGDPDHEAEQAAWVSFNDLESVLSYPNERKIVWLYARKLKKQG; this is encoded by the coding sequence ATGATTACGCCCGCTGACTTCGCACGCATGCTCGCGCATGAGGCCGATGTTGCGGAGAACTCTGCCCAAAATATCATCGAGGCCGACACACTTCTCTACACCTCTCAGAGCATGCAGGAGCAGGCAGGCTACCCATCCGGCAACACGCCGGAGGATGACGGAATGGACGAGCATGGCGTGCCCACTCCCGCCATCATGGCCCGTCGAAGACTCATTGGAAACCTGACCAGCTTCGCATCTCTTGACAATCAGGATCTGCCAGTCGTTCGTGAATATTCCGCTGGCGGCTTGATATTCAACGAGAAGCAGGAAGTCGCAATAATCGCCCGCCACTCCCGATCCGGGCATCTCGAATGGTGCCTGCCGAAGGGGCATATAGAAAAAGGCGAGACCCCCGAGCAGACCGCGGTGCGAGAGGTGCACGAGGAGACGGGCATCCTCGGTGAAGTCCAGGAATCCATCGCGACGATAGACTACTGGTTCACTGGAACCAACCAACGCATTCATAAGCTAGTCCATCATTTCGTGTTGACGCAGACTGGCGGTTTCCTCACGGTCGAAGGCGACCCAGATCATGAGGCCGAACAGGCCGCATGGGTCAGCTTCAATGATTTGGAAAGCGTTCTGAGCTATCCTAATGAGCGCAAGATTGTATGGTTGTATGCAAGGAAACTTAAGAAACAAGGATGA
- a CDS encoding CCA tRNA nucleotidyltransferase, whose product MDFEVWPEAIELGQIFEQHGYELSLVGGPVRDLLLHRRSHDLDFCSSARPEEFEPILRSWGEGFWDMGRKFGTLGAVRHRDDGTEVRVEVTTYRSDRYDPDSRKPEVAYGHDLLGDLSRRDFTINAMALRVPSLEFVDPFSGASDLVKQVLRTPIDPERSFDDDPLRMMRAVRFVAQLGFSITPDTAVAISDMAQRLSIVSAERVRDELVKMLLSERPREGIEAFVESGLADVVFPEIPALQLEMDEHHRHKDVFEHTMMVLDRAIALETDDEGPVPAPDLTLRLAALMHDIGKPATRRFEPGGKVSFHHHDVVGAKLTRKRLKALRFDRHLVQDVSELVGLHLRFHGYVDEPWTDAAVRRYVKDSGHLYGRLNRLTRADATTQNHRKARMFAQAMDEMEERVVELKKREDFDALRPDLDGSQIMQILNLKPGPEIGQAYKHMLAFRLDNGPTDEQTATVELRRWWNERNG is encoded by the coding sequence GTGGATTTTGAAGTTTGGCCGGAAGCGATTGAATTAGGGCAGATATTTGAGCAGCATGGCTATGAATTGTCACTTGTTGGCGGACCGGTAAGAGACCTACTCCTGCACAGGCGCTCGCATGACTTGGATTTCTGTTCCTCTGCCAGGCCCGAGGAATTCGAGCCGATTCTTCGCAGCTGGGGTGAGGGTTTCTGGGATATGGGCCGCAAGTTTGGCACCTTGGGGGCTGTTAGGCACCGAGATGATGGAACGGAAGTGCGCGTCGAAGTAACCACGTATCGCAGCGATCGCTACGATCCCGATTCACGCAAGCCAGAGGTCGCCTATGGCCATGACCTGCTCGGAGACCTTTCGCGCCGCGATTTCACGATTAACGCCATGGCGCTGCGGGTTCCATCGCTCGAGTTCGTCGACCCCTTCTCAGGCGCTTCCGATTTGGTGAAGCAGGTGCTCAGGACGCCCATCGATCCCGAACGCTCGTTCGACGATGATCCTCTGCGAATGATGCGCGCCGTCCGCTTTGTGGCACAGCTTGGATTCTCGATTACTCCTGACACGGCAGTCGCCATCTCTGACATGGCGCAGCGGCTGAGCATCGTCTCTGCTGAGCGCGTGCGCGATGAACTGGTGAAGATGCTGCTTTCAGAACGCCCCAGGGAGGGTATAGAGGCATTCGTCGAGTCAGGCTTGGCCGATGTCGTGTTCCCGGAAATCCCAGCCCTGCAGTTGGAGATGGACGAGCATCATCGCCACAAGGACGTATTCGAACATACGATGATGGTGCTAGACCGCGCCATCGCCTTGGAAACCGACGATGAGGGACCGGTGCCGGCTCCTGACCTGACGCTTCGTCTGGCAGCGCTCATGCACGATATCGGCAAGCCTGCGACGAGAAGGTTCGAACCAGGTGGGAAGGTCAGTTTCCATCATCATGATGTGGTAGGCGCGAAATTGACGAGAAAGCGCCTGAAGGCATTGCGCTTTGACCGCCATCTTGTCCAAGATGTGAGCGAGCTGGTCGGATTGCACCTGCGTTTTCACGGGTACGTGGACGAGCCATGGACCGATGCAGCGGTGCGGCGCTATGTGAAGGACTCAGGCCATCTGTATGGACGCCTGAACCGTCTGACGAGGGCGGATGCTACGACTCAGAATCATCGCAAGGCACGCATGTTTGCGCAGGCGATGGATGAGATGGAAGAACGAGTCGTAGAGCTGAAGAAGAGGGAGGACTTTGACGCGCTTCGCCCTGATCTCGATGGCAGCCAGATCATGCAGATTCTCAATCTCAAGCCTGGCCCGGAGATAGGCCAGGCCTACAAGCACATGCTTGCCTTCCGCCTGGATAACGGACCTACTGACGAGCAGACCGCCACCGTTGAACTCAGACGATGGTGGAATGAGCGCAATGGCTGA
- a CDS encoding LytR C-terminal domain-containing protein: MTVPKPFDERQARKQFVRRRQKLVFTITVVILAVAMVFSLLFTLGDLGKSVKQSVASKPNYGVAVPCAPANSTYVNHPNVTVRVLNGTDKSGLGTAIMEALSNDGFSTQTAGDFPSSTEFTRTEIRFGKNGIANAYTVATEFNDAILRMDDRSDKLVDVIVGSTFNNLKKTTTKTASGQKITSIEGCVTDPSTMKNLPKASSHTAVN; this comes from the coding sequence ATGACGGTTCCCAAGCCATTCGATGAACGCCAGGCGCGTAAGCAGTTTGTACGTAGGCGCCAAAAGCTGGTTTTCACCATAACGGTTGTTATTCTTGCTGTAGCCATGGTATTTTCGCTGCTCTTTACCCTTGGCGATCTCGGGAAGTCAGTGAAGCAGTCCGTGGCAAGCAAGCCGAATTATGGCGTTGCGGTGCCTTGTGCGCCTGCTAATTCCACCTATGTGAATCACCCCAACGTCACGGTTCGCGTGCTCAATGGAACGGATAAGTCCGGGTTGGGCACTGCAATCATGGAAGCCCTGAGCAACGACGGCTTCAGCACACAGACAGCTGGCGATTTCCCCAGCTCCACGGAATTCACTCGAACCGAGATTCGTTTCGGCAAGAATGGTATCGCGAACGCATATACCGTCGCGACTGAATTCAACGATGCCATTCTGCGCATGGACGATCGCTCTGACAAGCTTGTCGATGTGATTGTCGGCTCAACGTTCAACAACCTCAAGAAGACCACCACGAAGACTGCATCGGGGCAGAAGATCACCTCCATCGAAGGATGCGTCACCGACCCTTCAACCATGAAGAACCTGCCAAAGGCCAGCAGTCACACCGCCGTCAACTAG
- the rsmA gene encoding 16S rRNA (adenine(1518)-N(6)/adenine(1519)-N(6))-dimethyltransferase RsmA, translating to MPVQSHIASEQPGSGLLGAGDIRRLAMEAGITPTKKLGQNFVIDPGTVRRIVHEAGIHAGESVLEVGPGLGSLTLGLLESGADVHAIEIDAALARKLASTVREFMPEAAERLSVLNMDALQVQARDIPDFEDGRPFSLVANLPYNVATPVILTLLARFPALNSLLVMVQKEVADRLVAQPGTKIYGVPSVKLAWYGNAQRAGSVGRNVFWPAPNVDSALVRFQRTQGNHQPDDTRAVFAIIDAAFRQRRKTLHAALRGLVHDSAYQICGIDPKRRGETLSIDEFESLSLAESGRPFQEQHNLEASGSGYDAKLS from the coding sequence ATGCCAGTTCAATCCCACATCGCATCCGAACAACCTGGCTCAGGGCTGTTAGGAGCAGGCGACATTCGCAGGCTTGCCATGGAAGCGGGAATCACTCCGACCAAAAAGCTGGGCCAGAACTTCGTCATTGACCCCGGAACGGTCAGACGCATAGTCCACGAGGCCGGAATACATGCCGGCGAAAGTGTTCTCGAAGTCGGTCCCGGGCTCGGATCGCTTACGCTGGGACTTCTGGAATCCGGTGCGGACGTTCATGCCATCGAAATTGACGCAGCCCTTGCCCGTAAGCTTGCGTCAACGGTACGAGAGTTCATGCCCGAGGCCGCTGAGAGGTTGAGTGTGCTCAACATGGACGCATTGCAGGTCCAGGCTCGTGACATTCCCGATTTCGAGGATGGTAGACCGTTCTCGCTTGTTGCCAATCTTCCCTACAACGTTGCGACACCGGTCATTCTGACGCTGCTTGCAAGATTCCCCGCGCTGAATTCCTTGCTTGTGATGGTGCAGAAGGAAGTTGCCGACAGATTGGTCGCGCAGCCGGGAACCAAGATATATGGCGTCCCCAGCGTGAAGCTCGCCTGGTACGGCAACGCGCAGCGCGCCGGATCGGTCGGACGAAACGTGTTCTGGCCGGCGCCGAACGTTGATTCGGCCCTGGTAAGGTTCCAGCGGACTCAAGGCAACCATCAGCCGGACGACACCCGGGCCGTCTTTGCCATCATCGATGCGGCATTCCGTCAACGACGGAAGACCCTGCACGCGGCGCTGAGGGGATTGGTGCACGATTCGGCCTATCAGATTTGTGGCATAGACCCCAAACGACGTGGCGAAACATTATCGATCGATGAATTCGAATCGCTGTCGTTGGCCGAATCAGGCCGACCTTTTCAAGAACAGCACAATCTCGAGGCGTCTGGGTCAGGCTATGACGCTAAGCTGAGTTAA
- a CDS encoding ubiquitin-like domain-containing protein — translation MARRWTPRQFLIRRRLRVAVCLTAVVAASLASFGVAARKTVAIEVNGSTRIVQTYAMSISRLLQEQNVDVKTHDLVDSTSGKTLTNHDVVRVQSAYQTTINIGGKQIPFWTTATSVQQLLAFFHENQKNALRVTVNIANVYNQLTGGLVINKKGPVTVIADGKSSIAPNGELPAASILDSKGIVLGKNDRVSVESDNGTTILRVQRVKYTQTTKTVTVAHATRTIVDSSLASGETKVEQQGQDGENRETYDNTVVDGSVESSKLVKTETLSVAIDTIIAVGPEKTETESSGSSSASGSSSDSSSSSSSASPSSSASSSSKSSTSKPSSSSASPSATKSTTRSAAKSTAAATPKATASKSTATAKPTAKPTATATTSTGSSSSSGRLWEPTVAQAQAYAAGAAAQRGWTGAEWTALVWLWNKESGWRWDADNASSDAYGIPQALPGSKMGTNWQYDGAVQIDWGLQYIAESYGSPTAAKAHSVKYNWY, via the coding sequence ATGGCGAGACGATGGACACCTAGGCAGTTCCTCATACGCAGGCGCTTGCGCGTCGCAGTTTGCTTGACAGCCGTCGTGGCGGCGTCATTGGCCTCCTTTGGCGTCGCGGCACGAAAGACGGTAGCGATCGAGGTCAATGGCTCGACAAGAATCGTTCAGACCTATGCAATGAGCATCAGCCGCCTTCTCCAGGAACAGAACGTCGATGTGAAGACCCATGACTTGGTTGACAGCACATCGGGCAAGACACTGACCAATCACGATGTCGTTCGTGTGCAGAGCGCATACCAGACGACCATCAACATCGGTGGCAAGCAGATTCCTTTCTGGACAACGGCCACGAGCGTGCAGCAACTGCTGGCGTTCTTCCATGAGAACCAGAAGAATGCGCTCAGGGTAACCGTCAACATCGCGAATGTATACAATCAGCTCACCGGAGGACTGGTCATCAACAAGAAGGGTCCAGTGACCGTCATAGCCGATGGGAAAAGCTCCATCGCTCCGAATGGGGAGCTTCCAGCGGCTTCGATACTTGACTCCAAAGGCATCGTTCTTGGCAAGAATGACCGTGTAAGCGTCGAGTCCGACAACGGCACCACAATTCTGCGAGTGCAGCGTGTCAAATATACGCAGACGACAAAGACCGTCACCGTCGCGCATGCGACGCGGACCATCGTTGACAGCTCGCTGGCATCCGGCGAGACGAAGGTCGAGCAACAGGGGCAGGATGGCGAAAATCGCGAGACATATGACAATACGGTCGTGGACGGTTCTGTGGAATCATCGAAGCTTGTGAAGACGGAGACCCTGAGCGTGGCGATTGACACGATAATCGCAGTCGGTCCCGAAAAAACCGAAACGGAGAGCTCCGGCAGCAGTTCAGCCTCGGGCTCATCCTCTGACAGCTCCTCTTCAAGCAGCAGCGCCTCGCCTTCAAGCAGCGCATCAAGTTCATCGAAATCATCGACGAGCAAGCCCAGCTCAAGCAGCGCATCTCCAAGCGCCACCAAATCCACCACTCGCAGTGCTGCGAAATCCACGGCCGCCGCCACCCCTAAGGCCACAGCCTCAAAGTCCACAGCAACGGCAAAGCCAACGGCAAAGCCAACGGCAACCGCGACGACTTCGACAGGCAGCAGTTCGAGTTCGGGCAGACTATGGGAGCCAACCGTCGCCCAAGCCCAGGCCTATGCCGCAGGCGCAGCGGCGCAGCGCGGATGGACTGGTGCCGAATGGACCGCCCTGGTCTGGCTGTGGAACAAGGAGTCCGGTTGGAGATGGGATGCCGACAATGCCAGCTCCGATGCATACGGCATTCCCCAGGCGCTCCCCGGATCCAAGATGGGAACCAACTGGCAGTATGACGGCGCAGTCCAAATCGACTGGGGATTGCAATACATCGCCGAAAGCTATGGAAGTCCCACAGCCGCCAAGGCGCATTCCGTCAAATATAACTGGTACTGA
- a CDS encoding dolichyl-phosphate beta-glucosyltransferase: protein MSTEYEIVNSVSTQVGQTSSHSQIIERRGYPRRVDADIVIPVYNEEHTLQACIEKLGAYLSGQTGPSNAFTWNIIIADNASTDRTWDVASRLCERYGGMVRAVRIGRKGRGAALKNAWSESLARVVAYMDVDLSTDISFTGTLVGSLLAGGADVAIGSRLLSQSDVQRSTKREFISRTYNLMLKTYLGVKFHDAQCGFKALTAQAASVLLPQIKDDEWFFDTEMLVLAERRSMHIYEIPVTWVEDSDSRVNIPDTVSKDISGMRRMRQDMRREIGCRISNPYASLGWGSQSQQELRGSLIELANVKVSA, encoded by the coding sequence ATGAGCACAGAATATGAGATTGTCAACAGCGTTTCGACGCAGGTCGGGCAAACATCGTCACATTCGCAAATCATCGAGCGTCGTGGCTACCCACGTCGCGTCGATGCGGACATCGTGATCCCGGTCTATAACGAGGAACATACACTGCAAGCCTGCATTGAGAAGCTTGGCGCGTATCTTTCAGGTCAGACAGGCCCATCGAATGCCTTCACCTGGAATATCATCATCGCGGACAACGCCAGTACGGACAGGACCTGGGATGTGGCCAGCAGGCTCTGCGAACGCTACGGTGGCATGGTCAGAGCAGTGCGCATCGGCCGCAAGGGACGAGGAGCCGCGTTGAAGAACGCGTGGTCCGAGTCACTCGCTCGCGTCGTCGCCTACATGGATGTCGATCTGTCGACGGACATCAGTTTCACGGGGACTCTCGTCGGTTCGCTGCTCGCAGGAGGTGCCGATGTGGCGATAGGTTCACGCCTGCTCTCGCAATCAGACGTGCAGCGGTCAACGAAACGTGAATTCATTTCTCGCACATACAACCTCATGCTGAAAACATATCTGGGCGTCAAATTCCACGACGCCCAGTGCGGCTTCAAGGCGCTCACGGCTCAAGCGGCGTCTGTGCTGCTGCCGCAGATCAAGGATGACGAATGGTTCTTCGACACCGAGATGCTGGTGCTTGCAGAACGACGCAGCATGCATATCTACGAAATCCCGGTGACCTGGGTGGAAGACAGCGACAGCCGGGTCAACATTCCTGACACAGTCAGCAAGGACATATCTGGCATGCGGCGAATGCGGCAGGATATGCGCCGCGAAATAGGCTGCCGCATTTCCAATCCATACGCATCCCTCGGTTGGGGATCCCAAAGCCAGCAGGAATTACGCGGGTCATTGATTGAACTCGCCAATGTGAAAGTGAGCGCATGA
- a CDS encoding glycosyltransferase family 39 protein produces MMTERLSTPLASTAVAPHSAGAGRHGRAALSRNRHASRLGITMYRLPKRRLSDWILLALLVSAAAAAYFINLTASGYANEFYSAAAQAGSVNWESFLWGSLDSGNAITVDKPPASIWIMALSVRAFGLSSFSILLPQAIMGVLTTLLLYATVRRYWGNAAGLIAGLVFVLTPVAALMFRFNNPDALLILLMMAAAHAVLRSLEYAATKAGNRRRTWWMIAAGALIGFGFLTKQMQVFLVLPGFAFAFLIASPTGFVRRIVDGFAAIAGIVVAAGWWVLLTVIVPSGSRPYIGGSQNNSFLELTFGYNGFGRLTGSEEGSVVPGGSSTGTTGSGMWGQTGWTRLFDGEYGTQIAWLAPLAIAGIVIGFIVLGRASRVDLRRASVIVFGGWLVVTWLTFSFMAGIFHQYYTVALSPAIAVLAAVAVMGLWVARKSLWAKIVSPALVLGSAYWAFTLAGRSTWLSWLKWFILGCGILAAVVLIVAALSSSKRIAIVGFALSAVSLLSGPFAWTAYTIGTGHTGSIVLAGPNVTSSTGMGGMGGGQGSAPNGGQGGGPGGSSGESGNAEAEGNGQQSGSNAEVPSGAAGQNSGESPEMSSGSMEQGAMGNGEMGNGEMGQPPSGSAPNGAEGSEGAMSEGSTQEGGTASMEGMEGGSSAEGMGAGMGMSGSTASSKIVSMLKKTSGSYRWAAATTGSQNAASYQLASQKAVMAIGGFNGSDPAPTLKQFKQYVKKGLIHYYIASSSMGGTQMGGSGSASKIASWVAAHYKATTVDGVTVYDLSSQAS; encoded by the coding sequence ATGATGACCGAACGACTCAGCACCCCCCTTGCCTCGACGGCGGTCGCCCCGCACAGTGCAGGAGCAGGACGTCATGGAAGAGCGGCCTTGTCAAGGAATCGGCATGCATCTCGACTTGGAATCACCATGTACCGCCTGCCGAAGAGGAGGCTTTCGGATTGGATTCTGCTGGCGCTTCTGGTCTCGGCTGCAGCAGCGGCGTATTTCATAAATCTCACGGCTTCCGGGTATGCGAATGAATTCTATTCGGCCGCGGCGCAGGCCGGATCGGTCAACTGGGAATCCTTCCTGTGGGGATCATTGGATTCCGGGAATGCGATAACCGTCGACAAACCACCGGCATCCATCTGGATCATGGCGCTTTCCGTACGTGCGTTCGGCCTGAGTTCCTTCTCCATACTGCTTCCTCAGGCGATCATGGGCGTGCTGACCACACTTCTGCTCTATGCCACAGTCCGCAGATATTGGGGCAACGCAGCAGGTCTGATTGCGGGTCTTGTATTTGTCCTGACGCCCGTCGCGGCTCTGATGTTTCGGTTCAACAACCCAGACGCCCTGCTCATCCTGCTGATGATGGCGGCAGCGCATGCCGTGCTGCGCTCGCTTGAATACGCCGCAACGAAGGCGGGCAACCGCCGTCGCACATGGTGGATGATCGCTGCTGGAGCATTGATTGGATTCGGTTTCCTCACGAAGCAGATGCAGGTGTTCCTGGTGCTCCCGGGATTCGCATTCGCATTCCTCATCGCCTCTCCGACAGGCTTTGTGCGCCGCATAGTCGATGGCTTCGCTGCAATTGCTGGCATTGTCGTCGCTGCTGGATGGTGGGTTTTGCTGACCGTCATTGTTCCCTCAGGTTCACGCCCATACATCGGTGGATCGCAGAATAACTCATTCCTGGAACTCACCTTCGGATACAACGGCTTTGGCAGATTGACAGGCAGCGAGGAGGGCTCCGTCGTTCCTGGGGGTTCATCCACGGGCACGACTGGCAGTGGCATGTGGGGGCAGACAGGATGGACTCGCCTCTTCGATGGCGAATATGGCACTCAGATCGCCTGGCTGGCGCCGCTCGCAATTGCTGGAATCGTCATCGGCTTCATCGTGCTTGGACGTGCGTCCCGCGTGGATCTTCGACGTGCAAGCGTGATCGTCTTTGGCGGATGGCTCGTCGTGACATGGCTGACGTTCAGCTTCATGGCAGGAATATTCCATCAGTATTACACAGTCGCTCTGTCACCTGCGATTGCCGTGCTTGCAGCAGTTGCGGTCATGGGCCTGTGGGTGGCGCGCAAGTCGCTATGGGCGAAGATCGTCTCACCTGCGCTGGTGCTCGGCTCGGCATACTGGGCCTTCACGCTTGCCGGAAGAAGCACATGGCTTTCTTGGCTGAAGTGGTTCATCCTGGGCTGTGGAATTCTTGCAGCAGTGGTACTGATCGTTGCGGCACTGTCATCTTCCAAGCGGATCGCGATCGTGGGCTTCGCGCTTTCGGCGGTGTCACTGCTTTCCGGCCCATTCGCATGGACGGCATACACCATCGGCACGGGTCATACGGGGTCGATCGTTCTTGCAGGACCGAATGTGACCTCTTCCACTGGCATGGGTGGCATGGGCGGTGGGCAGGGAAGCGCCCCGAACGGCGGCCAAGGTGGCGGACCGGGTGGCTCGTCGGGAGAATCAGGAAATGCGGAAGCCGAAGGCAACGGCCAGCAATCTGGATCGAATGCCGAAGTCCCATCGGGCGCAGCGGGGCAGAATTCGGGTGAGTCTCCCGAAATGTCAAGCGGTTCAATGGAGCAGGGAGCCATGGGCAACGGTGAAATGGGCAACGGTGAAATGGGCCAACCGCCAAGCGGGTCCGCTCCTAACGGCGCTGAGGGCTCTGAAGGTGCCATGAGCGAAGGATCCACGCAAGAAGGTGGAACGGCTTCGATGGAAGGCATGGAAGGAGGATCTTCCGCTGAAGGCATGGGAGCTGGCATGGGAATGAGCGGGAGCACCGCGAGCTCGAAGATCGTGTCGATGCTGAAAAAAACCTCAGGCTCCTACCGCTGGGCTGCCGCCACGACAGGTTCGCAGAATGCTGCAAGCTATCAGCTCGCTTCGCAAAAGGCCGTGATGGCGATTGGCGGCTTCAATGGCTCGGATCCCGCGCCGACGCTCAAGCAGTTCAAGCAGTACGTCAAGAAGGGCCTGATCCACTATTACATCGCATCTTCCTCAATGGGTGGGACGCAGATGGGAGGCTCGGGCTCCGCGTCCAAGATTGCCTCCTGGGTTGCCGCGCACTACAAGGCAACCACTGTGGATGGTGTGACTGTCTATGATCTTTCGTCACAGGCCTCTTAG